A section of the Pectinophora gossypiella unplaced genomic scaffold, ilPecGoss1.1 Pgos_37, whole genome shotgun sequence genome encodes:
- the LOC126381133 gene encoding uncharacterized protein LOC126381133 translates to MSIGKIEPFNMAVDNWTLYVERLEQYFIVNNVKSELKVATLITVMGSETYELLVNLCTPEKPSSKTFSELVTIMQNHLQPKPSILAERYRFKQRVQKQGETIAEYMAELKKLSKTCMFASCCMSTCIRDQFVCGLSSETIMQRLFAEDDGMKLEKLYKLAISMEAAEKNAAYVEKDRFNTSSSSGKETYETSCNAVATRTGYRGASRGGGGGGRGGSYGPRAHSYVRPQGAQRTPIYCEVFSDGLGRYTGGEVSLRLRPDARPVFLRARPLAYALREPVERALDQLLRDDVIAPVETSDWATPIVPDTILDAQDSLNYYAAEKILS, encoded by the exons atGTCGATCGGAAAAATAGAACCGTTTAATATGGCAGTGGACAATTGGACTTTATACGTCGAGAGGTTAGAGCAATAtttcatagtgaataatgtgaAATCAGAACTAAAAGTGGCTACGTTAATCACAGTGATGGGGAGTGAAACCTATGAACTCTTGGTAAATCTTTGTACACCAGAAAAACCATCGAGTAAAACATTTTCGGAGTTAGTGACAATTATGCAAAATCATTTGCAACCCAAACCAAGCATCTTGGCAGAAAGGTACAGATTTAAACAAAGAGTACAAAAACAAGGAGAAACTATTGCGGAGTACATGGCGGAACTCAAGAAATTGTCCAAGACTTGTATGTTTGCTTCGTGCTGTATGAGTACGTGTATAAGGGATCAATTCGTCTGTGGTCTGAGCAGCGAGACAATTATGCAGCGTTTGTTTGCCGAGGATGATGGTATGAAGCTGGAGAAATTATACAAGTTAGCAATTTCCATGGAAGCGGCGGAGAAGAATGCAGCATACGTAGAAAAAGACAGGTTTAACACAAGTAGTAGCAGCGGCAAGGAGACATATGAGACGTCGTGCAACGCGGTGGCGACCCGGACCGGTTACCGGGGCGCGtcacgcggcggcggcggcggcgggcgcggcggcagcTACGGCCCGCGCGCTCACTCCTATGTGCGGCCGCAGGGTGCGCAGAGGACACCAAT ATATTGTGAAGTATTTTCGGACGGACTGGGCCGGTACACTGGCGGGGAGGTGAGCCTGCGCCTGCGGCCGGACGCGCGGCCCGTGTTCCTGCGCGCGCGCCCGCTGGCGTACGCGCTGCGGGAACCGGTCGAGCGCGCACTCGATCAGCTGTTGCGGGATGACGTCATTGCGCCGGTCGAGACCTCAGACTGGGCTACGCCTATAGTGCCG